A genomic region of Melanotaenia boesemani isolate fMelBoe1 chromosome 13, fMelBoe1.pri, whole genome shotgun sequence contains the following coding sequences:
- the ppdpfb gene encoding pancreatic progenitor cell differentiation and proliferation factor B, producing the protein MAAIPAGGSLVATTDYYRRRIGSTSSSSSCGSSEYSGEVIPHHPGLPKQDSGHWWSSFFFGKQPGMTPLTEEAHQKAGVSGAVTNGQITCVAREMVLQQQMSESSDAGSPTSS; encoded by the exons ATGGCGGCTATTCCAGCAGGCGGTTCTCTTGTGGCGACAACTGATTACTACCGAA GGCGCATCGGCTCtacatccagcagcagctcttgTGGCAGTTCGGAGTACAGTGGGGAGGTCATCCCTCACCATCCAG GACTCCCTAAGCAGGACTCTGGCCACTGGTGGTCCAGTTTCTTCTTTGGGAAGCAGCCAGGGATGACCCCTTTGACCGAGGAGGCACATCAGAA GGCGGGGGTCTCAGGTGCAGTGACCAACGGTCAGATCACCTGCGTTGCCAGGGAGATGGTGTTGCAGCAGCAGATGAGCGAGAGCAGCGACGCAGGAAGccccacctcctcctga